The sequence TCTTTTTTTTACAAAAGGAACAGGAAGGAAGGGTTTTAACGTATCACAAACACATAATGGACCAGAACCAGGTCCACCACCACCATGAGGGGTTGAGAAGGTTTTGTGTAGATTTAGGTGTAGTATATCAACACCTAATTTTTTGAAATTGACCACACCCAAAAGAGCGTTTAGATTTGCACCATCGCAGTAAACAAGACCATCTTTTTTGTGGACTATATCTGATATCTCTAAAATGTTTTCTTCAAAAAAACCCAATGTGTTTGGATTGGTAATTAAAATACCAGCAGTTTCACTATCCATTGCATCTTTAACTGATTTTGCATCTATTATGCCATTACTATTTGATTTTAATTGTATAGGTTTAAATCCGCAGAGAGAAGCACTTGCTGGGTTAGTACCATGGGCTGAATCTGGAAGCAGTATCTTATTTTTTTTATTATCATTAGTTTTATTATATGCATAGATTAAAAGCATTCCCAATAGTTCACCATGAGCTCCTGCTGCTGGCTGAGAGGTTATATCATCCATCCCTGTTAATTTTTTCAATAATGATTCAAGGTTATATATTAACTCAAGTGCACCCTGTATATATTTTTCATCTGTTAAGGGATGTATTAGATTAAAGCCGTCAAAATTGGCTATTTTTTCGTTAATTTTTGGATTATATTTCATCGTACACGAGCCTAAGGGATAGAAGTTTGTATCAATTGAATAATTTAGTTGTGAAAGCCTTGTGAAATGCCTTACAATATCAAGTTCTGATAATTCTGGTAAATCTAGATCTTCTCTTATTAAATTTTTATCTATTTCATAATCTTTGATTTTATCATTGTCAAATATAGACAATCTTGACCTATCTTTCACTGATTTTTCCCACACAAATTCTTCTGCTACGCCTTGCTCTTTACTTGTATTATTTGAGTCCATCTTTAACCTCACTGATTAACAGATCTATCTCATTCTTAGAATTTAATTCAGTTACTGTAAATAGATAGTGATCTTCTAGTTCTAAACCAAAATACTTTAAATTTATGCCAGCAAAGATATGTTTTTTCTTTAGTTTATTTTGAATTTTTTTAAATTTTTTGGGTGCTTTAAGTACAAACTCATTAAAGGTTGGAGATTTAAAAGTCTCTTTAAAACCTAATCTGACTAAATTATCTTTTAGATAACACATTTTGTTATAATTTTGTTTTGATATATACTCTAACCCCTTTTTGCCCATATAAGAGAGATAAATGTTTGCTACTAAAGCACATAAATTCTCATTTGTACATATATTTGAGGTAGCTTTCTCACGTCTTATGTGTTGTTCCCTTGTAGTAAGTGTTAAACAAAATGCTCTCTTGCCCTCTTTATCAACTGTTTTACCAACTAGGCGACCGGGGATTGACCTAACATATTTATATTTTGTAGTAAAAATACCAAGAGAAGGACCACCAAATGCTGGTGGAAGGCCCAAACTTTGCCCCTCACCGCATACTATATCAACATCAAAATCACCAGGTGGCTTTAAAAGGCCGTAAGCTATTGGTTCGGTGAATGTTACAATTGATAGGGCATTTATTTTATTTTTTATATCTTTTAACTCTTCAAAATGCTCTATTACACCAAAGAAATTTGGCGATTGAATTGCAATTGCACACACATCTTCATTTTTGATTCTACCAAAATTTACAGTACCATCTTTTTTATAATCAAGCTCTATTATATCAATATCAAGGGGTCTAAGGTATGTATAGGCAACCTCTTTATAAAAAGGATGGATTGAGGCTGCTATGTATATTTTATTTTTTTTCGACAACCTATAAGCCATAAACAAAGCTTCAGCAAAAGCACTTGCCCCGTCATAGAGAGAAGCATTTGCAATCTCCATGTTAAATAGATTGCAAATTAATGTTTGATATTCATAAATTGATTGAAGTGTTCCTTGGCTAACCTCAGCCTGATAAGGGGTATAGCAAGTTGAGAATTCACCCCTAGAAATTAGAGTGGGGATAACCTCAGGTATATAATGAAAATAGCGTCCTGCTCCTATAAAGAAAGAACCCCCTTTAAGAGGGGTTATATTCTTTGAGGCAATAGAAGAAGTATATTTTAAAAGTTCAAACTCATTTAATGATTTTGGTATTTTTGGGATGCTTTTAAATTTAGCATCATTAGGTATATTGTTAAATAGATCATTAATGCTTTCAACCTTGATTGTTTTTAGCATTTCATTTATATCTTCTTCGGTATGTGGGATGTATTTCATTGAGATTGTCCTTTTATTAAATTAATGTATTGATTTTTATCAAGTAAATCGTCTAGTTCTTTTGTGTTAGCTATTTTAACCTTTGCAATAAATCCCTTGTTATAAGGGTCTTTGTTTATCAATTCTGGTTTGTCTGTTAACTCTTCATTAACCTCAATAACTGTGCATTCTACAGGCGAATATACTTCACTGACTGTTTTTACTGACTCTAGTGTAGAAATCACCTCATTTTTTTTATACCTTTTATTTATTTCAGGCAATTCAACATATACAACATCCCCTAATTGATCTTGTGCATAATCTGTGACACCTAAAAGGAAATAATCATCAACCTTTTTTAGCCATTCATGGTCTTTAGAGTAATATAAATCATCTAAAAATTGTAATTTGTCAAAATTATCCATATTGCCTCCAGCTAATTATAAAAAATTTGTTATTTTTTTTCTTGCCGTTAGATTACTTCTAATAGTATTAACTATCTCAACCTCTATAACTCTTTTGCCATATTTTAAATAAACCCTATCATTTAAATCTAGTTTTCTATTAACCTTTATAAATCCACTAGATAATCCCTTTATTTGAAGGTCTTCTGGTTTATCTGGGGATGTGATAGTATAAATTTTATGATTATATCTATCAATTGAAGGCTCAGTTACACAGGTTAAAACAGTACCTATCTCATTATTATTTTTATCTAAAACAAGAGCCTTACCCCCTGATGGGACCTTTCTTAGATCAAAGCCCACAAAAGGGTAGGTATATTCATTATATTTATTTTTTAGTAGTTTTGTAGCTCCCAAAAAATCTTTGGTAAATCCTGTTTTATCTTCATTATAGGGTAAAACAAATGTCCATGGATTATTAACAAATGGCCACTCTCCTATAT comes from Deferribacterota bacterium and encodes:
- the gcvPB gene encoding aminomethyl-transferring glycine dehydrogenase subunit GcvPB; translated protein: MDSNNTSKEQGVAEEFVWEKSVKDRSRLSIFDNDKIKDYEIDKNLIREDLDLPELSELDIVRHFTRLSQLNYSIDTNFYPLGSCTMKYNPKINEKIANFDGFNLIHPLTDEKYIQGALELIYNLESLLKKLTGMDDITSQPAAGAHGELLGMLLIYAYNKTNDNKKNKILLPDSAHGTNPASASLCGFKPIQLKSNSNGIIDAKSVKDAMDSETAGILITNPNTLGFFEENILEISDIVHKKDGLVYCDGANLNALLGVVNFKKLGVDILHLNLHKTFSTPHGGGGPGSGPLCVCDTLKPFLPVPFVKKRKDRFTLSYDRVNSVGKIHSFYGNFNIMVRAYAYILSLGMENIRKIAEMSVLNANYLKENLKKYYNLPYDRQCMHECIFNDEKQSKYNIKTIDIAKRLIDYGIHPPTIYFPLIVKNALMIEPTETESKQTIDNFVNAMREIAKEAEENPELVREAPHTTTIKRVDEVKAARKPVLRG
- the gcvPA gene encoding aminomethyl-transferring glycine dehydrogenase subunit GcvPA, producing the protein MKYIPHTEEDINEMLKTIKVESINDLFNNIPNDAKFKSIPKIPKSLNEFELLKYTSSIASKNITPLKGGSFFIGAGRYFHYIPEVIPTLISRGEFSTCYTPYQAEVSQGTLQSIYEYQTLICNLFNMEIANASLYDGASAFAEALFMAYRLSKKNKIYIAASIHPFYKEVAYTYLRPLDIDIIELDYKKDGTVNFGRIKNEDVCAIAIQSPNFFGVIEHFEELKDIKNKINALSIVTFTEPIAYGLLKPPGDFDVDIVCGEGQSLGLPPAFGGPSLGIFTTKYKYVRSIPGRLVGKTVDKEGKRAFCLTLTTREQHIRREKATSNICTNENLCALVANIYLSYMGKKGLEYISKQNYNKMCYLKDNLVRLGFKETFKSPTFNEFVLKAPKKFKKIQNKLKKKHIFAGINLKYFGLELEDHYLFTVTELNSKNEIDLLISEVKDGLK
- the gcvH gene encoding glycine cleavage system protein GcvH; the encoded protein is MDNFDKLQFLDDLYYSKDHEWLKKVDDYFLLGVTDYAQDQLGDVVYVELPEINKRYKKNEVISTLESVKTVSEVYSPVECTVIEVNEELTDKPELINKDPYNKGFIAKVKIANTKELDDLLDKNQYINLIKGQSQ